From one Anabas testudineus chromosome 21, fAnaTes1.2, whole genome shotgun sequence genomic stretch:
- the uggt2 gene encoding UDP-glucose:glycoprotein glucosyltransferase 2 isoform X4, producing the protein MKNTVVLSVLLLLSIHQVLSASKGVTTSLKAKWSMTPFLLETSEFIGEDGNEKFWQFIDTVKELTVYKQGESVRSYYNLIIKKAGQFLTDLQVNLLKFSLALRSYSPAVHASQQIASDEPPPEACPAFVSIHGQRSCSTKDIKKLLKAAAGRPRPYLNKNDHTYPGATKTDVPVVILYAEIGTKKFTVFHKVLSEKAEEGKLIYVLRHFVADPKPQKMLLSGYAVELAIKSTEYKAVDDTKVKDSKTVINDEDDDNDVQGFFFGTLKKSHPELKDQLVDLRQHLLESTNDMAPLKVWEMQDLSFQAAAKIMSVPKFDALKVMRDLSQNFPSKARSLTRVAVKQEMRKEIEANQKHLSETIGVHLGDGELFINGLHIDLDVHNPFSILDILRGEARTLEGLHNLGIRGEHQANLLRLPMNAVDDSYALDMRHPAIMWMNDIENDSMYRSWPSGVQELLRATFPGVIRQIRRNFFNLVLFLDPVQEESVELVKLAELFYKHKIPLRIGFVFVVNTKDEIDGFSDAGVGFYRLLNYIADEYDLSQALMSMVSLYNKVDVGETLSVDTLSAFLKRKFPKANAERILGIESEYDDRRKDGALFYKKSGLGAVPVALFNGIPLSPDEMDPDELETIILQRIMDTTTAFQRAVFMGQLTESSDVVDYLMEQPNVVPRINTLILSVDRKYLDFTATPVVDDWEDTTMFSFLDTRDKTAVVAKRMKYFTNNDDDGISAVTMWIAGDFEKVSGRKLLLNALKHVQKSSRGVRVGVIDNPSGKPSEDNTVLYRAIWASLLTQKNKASAEFVQKLLKEESRQLLQQGTKMKELLMQGVEVDAFEKKFNTLEVDFIRSQQLFCRDVLKLSPGQRAVVSNGRILGPFEEQEEFTVEDFHLLEKITLSGSAEKVKAKVKQMGMKPKHASDLVMKVDALLTAAPKGEVRRDVHFIKDSHSVLHLAPRENEVFYDVVAIVDPLTREAQKMSSLLIVLSQVVNVRLQVFMNCKAMLSEMPLKSFYRFVLESDVGFLANDTVSPGPVARFVELPESPLLTLNMITPESWMVQAVRSPYDLDNIHLQKVTGIVTAEYELEHLLLEGHCFDLSTGQPPRGLQFTLGMSRDPLMYDTIVMANLGYFQLKANPGAWTLRLREGRSEDIYQILSHDGTDSPADAGDVIVVLNSFHSKIIKVRVQKKAEKMNEDLLSETSESKGIWDSIARRSYSSPGSRLQYYAVRSSLAKNMCFCSITGGGSKKDVGKKKKEDVLNIFSVASGHLYERFLRIMMLSVLRHTKTPVKFWFLKNYLSPSFKETISHMAEAYNFQYELVQYKWPRWLHQQTEKQRIIWGYKILFLDVLFPLAVDKIIFVDADQIVRADLKELRDLDLEGAPYGYTPFCDSRREMEGYRFWKTGYWASHLGHRKYHISALYVVDLKKFRKIAAGDRLRGQYQALSQDPNSLSNLDQDLPNNMIHQVAIKSLPQEWLWCETWCDDTSKLTAKTIDLCNNPKTKEPKLTAAARIVPEWVEYDNEIKRLLGQVQEQGDTAAQKQTPSLSQQKKDNQRDEL; encoded by the exons ATGAAGAACACCGTtgtgctgtctgtgctgctgctgctgagcatACATCAGGTCTTATCAGCATCCAAAGGCGTCACTACGAGTCTGAAAGCCAAGTGGAGCATGACGCCTTTCCTTCTGGAGACAAG TGAGTTTATTGGAGAAGACGGGAATGAGAAGTTCTGGCAGTTTATTGACACTGTGAAAGAGCTCACTGTATACAAGCAAGGAG AGTCTGTGCGCTCATACTACAACTTGATCATTAAAAAGGCTGGCCAGTTCCTCACAGATCTCCAAGTTAATCTCCTCAAATTCTCTCTTGCCTTACGGTCTTACTCACCAGCTGTTCATGCATCCCAGCAG ATAGCCAGTGATGAGCCTCCGCCTGAGGCTTGCCCTGCCTTTGTCTCCATCCATGGCCAACGTAGCTGCAGTACCAAGGACATCAAGAAGCTCCTAAAGGCAGCTGCAGGCAG GCCAAGACCATATTTAAACAAGAATGACCACACATATCCAGGCGCCACTAAAACAGATGTACCAGTTGTAATCCTCTATGCTGAGATTGGAACCAAGAAGTTCACTGTCTTTCATAAGGTGCTGTCAGAAAAGGCTGAAGAGGGCAAACTTATATATGTGCTGCGGCATTTTGTAGCA GATCCAAAACCTCAAAAGATGCTTTTATCTGGCTATGCTGTTGAGTTGGCTATCAAAAGTACAGAATACAAAGCTGTGGATGACACCAAAGTAAAAG ATTCAAAGACTGTTATAAATGACGAGGATGATGATAACGATGTCCAGGGTTTCTTTTTTGGAACATTAAA GAAATCTCACCCTGAACTTAAAGATCAACTCGTTGATCTTCGCCAACATCTTCTAGAGAGTACAAATGACATGGCTCCTCTCAAAGTGTGGGAAATGCAAG ATTTAAGTTTTCAAGCAGCTGCCAAAATCATGTCAGTGCCAAAGTTTGATGCTTTAAAGGTAATGCGAGACCTCAGTCAGAACTTCCCAAGCAAAGCTAG ATCACTGACAAGAGTGGCTGTAAAgcaggaaatgagaaaagaaattGAGGCAAACCAAAAG CATCTCAGTGAGACCATTGGTGTTCACCTAGGAGATGGAGAGCTCTTCATTAATGGACTGCACATTGATTTGGATGTACACAACCCTTTCAG CATTTTGGACATACTCCGAGGCGAAGCCAGAACCTTAGAGGGGCTTCATAACCTAGGCATAAGAGGAGAACATCAGGCAAATCTGCTGAGGTTACCCATGAATGCTGTAGATGACAGCTATGCCTTAGATATGAGGCATCCAGCCATAATG TGGATGAATGACATAGAGAATGACTCTATGTACCGTAGCTGGCCTTCCGGTGTACAGGAGCTTCTCCGTGCCACCTTTCCTGGAGTGATCCGACAGATCCGACGCAATTTCTTCAACCTG GTGCTGTTTCTAGATCCAGTACAGGAAGAAAGCGTTGAGCTGGTGAAACTAGCAGAGCTTTTCTACAAACATAAGATTCCCCTGAG AAttggatttgtgtttgttgtcaaCACCAAAGATGAGATTGATGGCTTCTCAGATGCAGGGGTTGGATTTTACCGACTACTGAATTACATTGCAGACGAGTACGATTTGTCCCAGGCTCTGATGTCTATGGTCTCA CTGTACAACAAAGTCGATGTAGGGGAGACGCTGTCTGTTGACACACTCTCTGCTTTTCTGAAGAGAAAATTCCCTAAAGCCAATGCTGAAAGGATTCTAGGTATAGAATCTGAGTATGATGACAGAAGAAAG GATGGTGCCCTCTTCTACAAAAAGAGCGGCCTGGGTGCTGTACCTGTGGCTTTATTCAATGGAATCCCCCTGAGCCCAGACGAGATGGACCCAGATGAACTGGAAACCATAATACTTCAGCGCATAATGGACACCACCACTGCATTCCAGAGAGCTGTCTTTATG GGTCAGTTAACCGAGAGCTCAGATGTGGTGGACTATCTAATGGAGCAGCCCAATGTAGTTCCCAGGATAAACACTCTCATTCTAAGCGTTGACCGAAAGTACCTCGACTTCACTGCCACGCCAG TTGTAGATGATTGGGAAGACACAACCATGTTTTCATTCCTGGACACCAGAGACAAGACAGCTGTGGTGGCTAAGAGAATGAAGTACTTTACAAATAACG ATGATGATGGGATAAGTGCTGTGACCATGTGGATAGCTGGAGATTTTGAGAAGGTTTCAGGAAGAAAGCTGTTGCTCAATGCTTTAAAACATGTG CAGAAGTCCAGCCGTGGAGTACGTGTTGGAGTGATAGATAACCCCAGTGGAAAGCCCAGCGAAGATAACACTGTGCTGTACAGGGCTATCTGGGCCTCTTTACTCACCCAGAAGAATAAAGCTTCAGCAGAGTTTGTGCAGAAACTCCTGAAAGAGGAGAGCAGACAACTCCTCCAACAGGGGACCAAGAtgaaggagctgctgatgcAG GGCGTAGAAGTGGACGCCTTTGAGAAAAAGTTCAACACACTGGAAGTGGATTTTATCCGCAGTCAGCAGCTGTTCTGTAGAGACGTCCTGAAACTGAGTCCTGGACAGCGAGCAGTGGTCAGCAACGGCAGG ATCCTTGGTCCGTTCGAAGAGCAGGAAGAATTCACTGTGGAGGACTTCCACTTGCTGGAGAAGATTACACTGAGCGGATCTGCAGAGAAAGTCAAAGCTAAAGTTAAACAGATGGGGATGAAGCCAAAGCA TGCCAGTGACTTAGTCATGAAAGTTGATGCCCTCTTAACTGCAGCCCCCAAAGGAGAGGTCAGAAGGGATGTCCACTTTATCAAAGACAGCCACAG TGTGCTCCATCTCGCCCCGCGCGAAAACGAGGTATTCTATGATGTGGTAGCCATCGTTGATCCCCTTACCCGGGAGGCACAGAAGATGTCCTCTCTGCTGATC GTGCTCAGTCAAGTGGTCAATGTGCGACTGCAGGTGTTTATGAATTGCAAGGCCATGTTGTCTGAGATGCCCCTCAAGAG CTTTTACCGCTTTGTCTTGGAGTCTGATGTTGGTTTCTTGGCCAACGACACAGTGTCTCCGGGACCCGTCGCTCGCTTTGTGGAGCTCCCAGAGTCTCCACTCCTCACCCTTAACATGATCACACCCGAGAGCTGGATGGTGCAGGCAGTGCGCAGCCCCTATGACTTGGATAACATCCATCTGCAGAAG GTGACCGGGATTGTGACAGCAGAGTATGAACTGGAGCACCTTTTGCTGGAGGGCCACTGCTTTGACCTGTCAACTGGCCAACCCCCTCGAGGACTTCAGTTTACCCTGGGCATGAGCCGAGATCCGCTCATGTATGACACTATTGTCATGGCTAACCTG GGATATTTCCAGCTAAAAGCCAATCCTGGTGCCTGGACTCTAAGATTACGTGAAGGAAGATCAGAGGATATTTATCAGATTCTCTC GCACGATGGAACAGATTCCCCTGCAGATGCTGGTGATGTTATAGTGGTGCTGAACAGTTTCCACAGTAAGATCATCAAAGTCAGA GTGcaaaaaaaggcagagaagaTGAATGAAGATCTTTTAAGTGAAACTAGTGAAAGCAAAGGCATATGGGACTCCATAGCAAG GAGATCTTATTCCTCCCCTGGATCCAGACTGCAATACTATGCTGTAAGATCTAGTCTTGCAAAAAATATGTGCTTCtgtag CATCACAGGTGGCGGTTCCAAGAAGGATgttggaaagaagaagaaagaggacgttctaaacatattttctgtggCCTCAGGACATCTGTATGAGCGCTTTCTGAG AATAATGATGCTGTCCGTCCTTCGGCATACCAAAACACCTGTCAAGTTCTGGTTCCTCAAGAATTACCTCTCCCCGTCTTTCAAG GAGACCATCTCGCACATGGCAGAGGCGTATAACTTCCAGTACGAATTAGTTCAGTACAAGTGGCCCCGTTGGTTGCACCAGCAGACTGAGAAACAGCGCATTATCTGGGGATATAAGATTCTCTTCTTGGATGTTCTGTTCCCCTTAGCTGTCGACAAGATCATCTTTGTGGATGCCGACCAG ATAGTTCGGGCTGATCTGAAGGAGTTGAGGGATTTAGATCTGGAGGGTGCTCCTTATGGCTACACGCCATTCTGTGATAGCCGGAGGGAGATGGAAGGCTATCGTTTCTGGAAAACTGGCTACTGGGCCTCACATTTGGGACACAGAAAATACCACATCAG TGCTTTGTATGTAGTAGATTTAAAGAAGTTCCGTAAGATTGCAGCTGGCGACAGATTACGAGGGCAGTATCAAGCTTTGAGCCAAGACCCCAACAGTCTGTCAAACCTGGACCAG GACCTTCCTAACAACATGATCCACCAGGTGGCCATCAAGTCTCTTCCTCAGGAGTGGCTGTGGTGTGAGACATGGTGTGATGACACCTCCAAACTCACAGCTAAGACTATAGATCTG TGCAATAACCCAAAGACCAAGGAGCCCAAGCTCACGGCTGCAGCAAGGATTGTGCCTGAGTGGGTTGAATATGACAACGAGATAAAACGCCTACTGGGACAAGTCCAGGAACAAggagacacagcagcacaaaaacagactccatctctgtcacagcaaaaaaaag ACAACCAGCGTGATGAACTTTAG
- the uggt2 gene encoding UDP-glucose:glycoprotein glucosyltransferase 2 isoform X3, which translates to MKNTVVLSVLLLLSIHQVLSASKGVTTSLKAKWSMTPFLLETSEFIGEDGNEKFWQFIDTVKELTVYKQGESVRSYYNLIIKKAGQFLTDLQVNLLKFSLALRSYSPAVHASQQIASDEPPPEACPAFVSIHGQRSCSTKDIKKLLKAAAGRPRPYLNKNDHTYPGATKTDVPVVILYAEIGTKKFTVFHKVLSEKAEEGKLIYVLRHFVADPKPQKMLLSGYAVELAIKSTEYKAVDDTKVKDSKTVINDEDDDNDVQGFFFGTLKKSHPELKDQLVDLRQHLLESTNDMAPLKVWEMQDLSFQAAAKIMSVPKFDALKVMRDLSQNFPSKARSLTRVAVKQEMRKEIEANQKHLSETIGVHLGDGELFINGLHIDLDVHNPFSILDILRGEARTLEGLHNLGIRGEHQANLLRLPMNAVDDSYALDMRHPAIMWMNDIENDSMYRSWPSGVQELLRATFPGVIRQIRRNFFNLVLFLDPVQEESVELVKLAELFYKHKIPLRIGFVFVVNTKDEIDGFSDAGVGFYRLLNYIADEYDLSQALMSMVSLYNKVDVGETLSVDTLSAFLKRKFPKANAERILGIESEYDDRRKDGALFYKKSGLGAVPVALFNGIPLSPDEMDPDELETIILQRIMDTTTAFQRAVFMGQLTESSDVVDYLMEQPNVVPRINTLILSVDRKYLDFTATPVVDDWEDTTMFSFLDTRDKTAVVAKRMKYFTNNDDDGISAVTMWIAGDFEKVSGRKLLLNALKHVQKSSRGVRVGVIDNPSGKPSEDNTVLYRAIWASLLTQKNKASAEFVQKLLKEESRQLLQQGTKMKELLMQGVEVDAFEKKFNTLEVDFIRSQQLFCRDVLKLSPGQRAVVSNGRILGPFEEQEEFTVEDFHLLEKITLSGSAEKVKAKVKQMGMKPKHASDLVMKVDALLTAAPKGEVRRDVHFIKDSHSVLHLAPRENEVFYDVVAIVDPLTREAQKMSSLLIVLSQVVNVRLQVFMNCKAMLSEMPLKSFYRFVLESDVGFLANDTVSPGPVARFVELPESPLLTLNMITPESWMVQAVRSPYDLDNIHLQKVTGIVTAEYELEHLLLEGHCFDLSTGQPPRGLQFTLGMSRDPLMYDTIVMANLGYFQLKANPGAWTLRLREGRSEDIYQILSHDGTDSPADAGDVIVVLNSFHSKIIKVRVQKKAEKMNEDLLSETSESKGIWDSIARRSYSSPGSRLQYYAVRSSLAKNMCFCRYVCVCFRVSNCVILSPHLLLAV; encoded by the exons ATGAAGAACACCGTtgtgctgtctgtgctgctgctgctgagcatACATCAGGTCTTATCAGCATCCAAAGGCGTCACTACGAGTCTGAAAGCCAAGTGGAGCATGACGCCTTTCCTTCTGGAGACAAG TGAGTTTATTGGAGAAGACGGGAATGAGAAGTTCTGGCAGTTTATTGACACTGTGAAAGAGCTCACTGTATACAAGCAAGGAG AGTCTGTGCGCTCATACTACAACTTGATCATTAAAAAGGCTGGCCAGTTCCTCACAGATCTCCAAGTTAATCTCCTCAAATTCTCTCTTGCCTTACGGTCTTACTCACCAGCTGTTCATGCATCCCAGCAG ATAGCCAGTGATGAGCCTCCGCCTGAGGCTTGCCCTGCCTTTGTCTCCATCCATGGCCAACGTAGCTGCAGTACCAAGGACATCAAGAAGCTCCTAAAGGCAGCTGCAGGCAG GCCAAGACCATATTTAAACAAGAATGACCACACATATCCAGGCGCCACTAAAACAGATGTACCAGTTGTAATCCTCTATGCTGAGATTGGAACCAAGAAGTTCACTGTCTTTCATAAGGTGCTGTCAGAAAAGGCTGAAGAGGGCAAACTTATATATGTGCTGCGGCATTTTGTAGCA GATCCAAAACCTCAAAAGATGCTTTTATCTGGCTATGCTGTTGAGTTGGCTATCAAAAGTACAGAATACAAAGCTGTGGATGACACCAAAGTAAAAG ATTCAAAGACTGTTATAAATGACGAGGATGATGATAACGATGTCCAGGGTTTCTTTTTTGGAACATTAAA GAAATCTCACCCTGAACTTAAAGATCAACTCGTTGATCTTCGCCAACATCTTCTAGAGAGTACAAATGACATGGCTCCTCTCAAAGTGTGGGAAATGCAAG ATTTAAGTTTTCAAGCAGCTGCCAAAATCATGTCAGTGCCAAAGTTTGATGCTTTAAAGGTAATGCGAGACCTCAGTCAGAACTTCCCAAGCAAAGCTAG ATCACTGACAAGAGTGGCTGTAAAgcaggaaatgagaaaagaaattGAGGCAAACCAAAAG CATCTCAGTGAGACCATTGGTGTTCACCTAGGAGATGGAGAGCTCTTCATTAATGGACTGCACATTGATTTGGATGTACACAACCCTTTCAG CATTTTGGACATACTCCGAGGCGAAGCCAGAACCTTAGAGGGGCTTCATAACCTAGGCATAAGAGGAGAACATCAGGCAAATCTGCTGAGGTTACCCATGAATGCTGTAGATGACAGCTATGCCTTAGATATGAGGCATCCAGCCATAATG TGGATGAATGACATAGAGAATGACTCTATGTACCGTAGCTGGCCTTCCGGTGTACAGGAGCTTCTCCGTGCCACCTTTCCTGGAGTGATCCGACAGATCCGACGCAATTTCTTCAACCTG GTGCTGTTTCTAGATCCAGTACAGGAAGAAAGCGTTGAGCTGGTGAAACTAGCAGAGCTTTTCTACAAACATAAGATTCCCCTGAG AAttggatttgtgtttgttgtcaaCACCAAAGATGAGATTGATGGCTTCTCAGATGCAGGGGTTGGATTTTACCGACTACTGAATTACATTGCAGACGAGTACGATTTGTCCCAGGCTCTGATGTCTATGGTCTCA CTGTACAACAAAGTCGATGTAGGGGAGACGCTGTCTGTTGACACACTCTCTGCTTTTCTGAAGAGAAAATTCCCTAAAGCCAATGCTGAAAGGATTCTAGGTATAGAATCTGAGTATGATGACAGAAGAAAG GATGGTGCCCTCTTCTACAAAAAGAGCGGCCTGGGTGCTGTACCTGTGGCTTTATTCAATGGAATCCCCCTGAGCCCAGACGAGATGGACCCAGATGAACTGGAAACCATAATACTTCAGCGCATAATGGACACCACCACTGCATTCCAGAGAGCTGTCTTTATG GGTCAGTTAACCGAGAGCTCAGATGTGGTGGACTATCTAATGGAGCAGCCCAATGTAGTTCCCAGGATAAACACTCTCATTCTAAGCGTTGACCGAAAGTACCTCGACTTCACTGCCACGCCAG TTGTAGATGATTGGGAAGACACAACCATGTTTTCATTCCTGGACACCAGAGACAAGACAGCTGTGGTGGCTAAGAGAATGAAGTACTTTACAAATAACG ATGATGATGGGATAAGTGCTGTGACCATGTGGATAGCTGGAGATTTTGAGAAGGTTTCAGGAAGAAAGCTGTTGCTCAATGCTTTAAAACATGTG CAGAAGTCCAGCCGTGGAGTACGTGTTGGAGTGATAGATAACCCCAGTGGAAAGCCCAGCGAAGATAACACTGTGCTGTACAGGGCTATCTGGGCCTCTTTACTCACCCAGAAGAATAAAGCTTCAGCAGAGTTTGTGCAGAAACTCCTGAAAGAGGAGAGCAGACAACTCCTCCAACAGGGGACCAAGAtgaaggagctgctgatgcAG GGCGTAGAAGTGGACGCCTTTGAGAAAAAGTTCAACACACTGGAAGTGGATTTTATCCGCAGTCAGCAGCTGTTCTGTAGAGACGTCCTGAAACTGAGTCCTGGACAGCGAGCAGTGGTCAGCAACGGCAGG ATCCTTGGTCCGTTCGAAGAGCAGGAAGAATTCACTGTGGAGGACTTCCACTTGCTGGAGAAGATTACACTGAGCGGATCTGCAGAGAAAGTCAAAGCTAAAGTTAAACAGATGGGGATGAAGCCAAAGCA TGCCAGTGACTTAGTCATGAAAGTTGATGCCCTCTTAACTGCAGCCCCCAAAGGAGAGGTCAGAAGGGATGTCCACTTTATCAAAGACAGCCACAG TGTGCTCCATCTCGCCCCGCGCGAAAACGAGGTATTCTATGATGTGGTAGCCATCGTTGATCCCCTTACCCGGGAGGCACAGAAGATGTCCTCTCTGCTGATC GTGCTCAGTCAAGTGGTCAATGTGCGACTGCAGGTGTTTATGAATTGCAAGGCCATGTTGTCTGAGATGCCCCTCAAGAG CTTTTACCGCTTTGTCTTGGAGTCTGATGTTGGTTTCTTGGCCAACGACACAGTGTCTCCGGGACCCGTCGCTCGCTTTGTGGAGCTCCCAGAGTCTCCACTCCTCACCCTTAACATGATCACACCCGAGAGCTGGATGGTGCAGGCAGTGCGCAGCCCCTATGACTTGGATAACATCCATCTGCAGAAG GTGACCGGGATTGTGACAGCAGAGTATGAACTGGAGCACCTTTTGCTGGAGGGCCACTGCTTTGACCTGTCAACTGGCCAACCCCCTCGAGGACTTCAGTTTACCCTGGGCATGAGCCGAGATCCGCTCATGTATGACACTATTGTCATGGCTAACCTG GGATATTTCCAGCTAAAAGCCAATCCTGGTGCCTGGACTCTAAGATTACGTGAAGGAAGATCAGAGGATATTTATCAGATTCTCTC GCACGATGGAACAGATTCCCCTGCAGATGCTGGTGATGTTATAGTGGTGCTGAACAGTTTCCACAGTAAGATCATCAAAGTCAGA GTGcaaaaaaaggcagagaagaTGAATGAAGATCTTTTAAGTGAAACTAGTGAAAGCAAAGGCATATGGGACTCCATAGCAAG GAGATCTTATTCCTCCCCTGGATCCAGACTGCAATACTATGCTGTAAGATCTAGTCTTGCAAAAAATATGTGCTTCtgtaggtatgtgtgtgtttgttttcgtGTGTCTAATTGTGTGATCCTTTCTCCTCACTTACTGCTTGCTGTGTGA